In Rhizobium sp. ARZ01, a genomic segment contains:
- a CDS encoding lipoprotein-releasing ABC transporter permease subunit — MAEATGEGTVVKAKKAPVSRPFSGFERMVAWRYLRSRRKEAFISVIAGFSFIGIMLGVATLIIVMAVMNGFRTELISRILGINGHMIVQPIDGPFDNYADLAAKFSKVPGIKMAIPLVEGQTLASGKGGAGTGALVRGIRAEDITKLKTVSDNIKSGDLVGFTAGTGLAIGARMADQLGIVVGDDITLVAPEGDVTPLGVNPRVKSYPVSAIFEIGMAEYDASIIYMPLEEAQLYFNADGLVQSIELFVNNPDDVDALRQPIEAAAERQIYVTDWRQRNRTFFSALEVERNVMFMILTLIVLVAALNIISGLIMLVKDKGSDIAILRTMGATSGAIMRIFFMTGAAIGTVGTIAGVILGVVVCLNVESIRQFFSWLSGQTLFDPELYFLSQLPADMNFGETVSIVVMALALSFLATIFPAWRASKLDPVQALRYE; from the coding sequence ATGGCGGAAGCGACGGGCGAGGGCACCGTGGTCAAAGCGAAAAAAGCGCCCGTAAGCCGGCCGTTTTCCGGTTTCGAACGTATGGTTGCCTGGCGCTATCTGCGCTCTCGGCGCAAGGAAGCGTTCATCTCGGTCATCGCCGGCTTTTCCTTCATCGGCATCATGCTGGGGGTGGCGACGCTGATCATCGTGATGGCGGTGATGAACGGATTCCGAACCGAACTGATTTCCCGCATCCTCGGCATCAACGGCCACATGATCGTCCAGCCGATCGACGGGCCTTTCGACAACTACGCCGATCTTGCCGCGAAGTTTTCCAAGGTTCCCGGCATCAAGATGGCGATCCCGCTGGTCGAGGGGCAGACGCTCGCTTCGGGCAAGGGCGGCGCCGGGACCGGCGCGCTCGTGCGAGGGATCCGCGCCGAAGATATTACGAAGCTGAAGACGGTCTCCGACAACATCAAGTCGGGAGATCTCGTAGGCTTCACCGCGGGAACGGGCCTTGCGATCGGTGCTCGCATGGCAGATCAACTCGGCATTGTCGTCGGCGACGACATTACGCTGGTGGCGCCCGAAGGCGACGTGACGCCGCTGGGTGTCAATCCGCGCGTCAAGTCCTATCCGGTTTCGGCGATCTTCGAGATCGGCATGGCGGAATATGACGCCTCGATCATCTACATGCCGCTTGAGGAGGCGCAGCTCTATTTCAACGCCGACGGCCTGGTGCAGTCGATTGAGCTTTTCGTCAACAATCCCGACGACGTGGACGCGCTGCGTCAGCCGATCGAGGCGGCCGCCGAGCGCCAGATCTACGTGACCGACTGGCGCCAGCGCAACCGGACGTTCTTCTCGGCGCTCGAAGTGGAGCGAAACGTGATGTTCATGATCCTGACGCTGATCGTTCTGGTCGCAGCGCTGAACATCATATCGGGCCTGATCATGCTCGTGAAGGACAAGGGCAGCGACATTGCGATCCTGCGCACGATGGGGGCGACGTCCGGCGCCATCATGCGCATCTTCTTCATGACGGGGGCTGCCATCGGCACGGTGGGCACGATTGCCGGGGTCATTCTGGGCGTCGTCGTCTGCCTGAACGTCGAATCGATCCGCCAGTTCTTCTCTTGGCTTTCCGGACAAACCTTGTTCGATCCCGAACTCTATTTCCTCAGCCAGCTGCCGGCCGATATGAATTTCGGCGAGACGGTTTCGATCGTCGTCATGGCCTTGGCGCTTTCGTTCCTGGCGACGATCTTCCCCGCATGGCGCGCGTCGAAGCTCGATCCCGTCCAGGCCCTGCGGTACGAATAG
- a CDS encoding ABC transporter ATP-binding protein, whose product MKARVALQLSGVERRYGQGDTVLSILKGADFTLHGGETVALVAPSGTGKSTLLHVAGLLEKPDAGDVAINGHSCALLGDDQRTAIRRNEIGFVYQFHHLLPEFSALENIMMPQLIAGLSKPEARERAKLLLDYMRIGHRAEHRPSELSGGEQQRVAIARAVANAPLVLLADEPTGNLDPETAGYVFEALEALVRQSGLAALIATHNHDLASLMDRRVTIEDGKVHELG is encoded by the coding sequence ATGAAAGCGCGCGTAGCATTGCAGCTATCCGGCGTCGAGCGCCGTTACGGGCAGGGCGATACGGTCCTGAGCATCCTGAAGGGCGCGGACTTCACGCTGCATGGCGGCGAGACCGTCGCCCTTGTCGCTCCGTCAGGCACCGGCAAGTCGACGCTTCTGCATGTCGCCGGTCTGCTGGAGAAGCCGGATGCAGGCGATGTCGCCATCAATGGCCATTCGTGCGCACTGCTTGGTGACGATCAGCGCACCGCCATCCGGCGCAACGAAATCGGCTTCGTCTACCAGTTTCACCATCTCCTGCCGGAGTTCTCCGCGCTGGAGAACATCATGATGCCGCAACTGATCGCCGGCCTGTCGAAGCCGGAGGCGCGGGAGCGGGCGAAGCTGTTGCTCGACTACATGCGCATCGGTCACCGCGCCGAACACCGGCCGTCGGAACTCTCGGGCGGCGAACAACAGCGTGTGGCGATCGCCCGCGCCGTCGCCAATGCCCCACTCGTGCTTCTGGCCGACGAACCGACCGGGAATCTTGATCCGGAAACGGCGGGCTATGTCTTCGAGGCGCTGGAAGCACTCGTTCGTCAATCCGGCCTTGCCGCTTTGATCGCAACGCACAACCACGACCTCGCCTCGCTGATGGATCGCCGAGTTACGATCGAGGACGGCAAGGTGCACGAGTTGGGCTGA
- a CDS encoding VOC family protein — protein MLDHVGLPVADFQRSRRFYDTALAPLGITRLMDVSAEESGGDAHAGYGKEGKPFFWIGTGRTAAGRLHVAFAAKDRATVDRFHATALAAGAVDNGPPGLRPHYHPDYYGAFVLDPDGNNIEAVCHRPE, from the coding sequence ATGCTGGACCATGTGGGACTTCCGGTCGCCGACTTTCAGCGATCGCGCCGTTTTTACGATACGGCACTCGCGCCTCTCGGCATCACGCGCCTGATGGACGTCTCGGCAGAGGAATCAGGCGGCGACGCACATGCCGGCTACGGAAAAGAAGGCAAGCCGTTCTTCTGGATCGGCACCGGCAGAACGGCCGCTGGCCGCTTGCATGTCGCCTTCGCGGCTAAAGACCGAGCGACGGTCGATCGCTTCCATGCCACAGCGCTTGCGGCCGGTGCTGTGGACAACGGCCCGCCGGGACTGCGGCCACACTACCACCCGGACTACTACGGCGCCTTTGTCCTTGACCCGGACGGCAACAATATCGAGGCGGTCTGTCACAGGCCAGAATGA
- a CDS encoding FG-GAP repeat protein, whose protein sequence is MKIVLTSLVVVLMPFCVAAQDFPADRVVAAATGDWNRDGNEDLVLIARPAEGSDEDNGVYIYIADPGESRLSVKVAASNKIWGNLAMFGQEPGVSALPNGSIKLTSQNSSVGRDRWSQNLTLAYRNAQFIVAGYTYSSYDTLDTANTTECDLNVLTGKGTANGKPIATKGAQIAFQDWSDEIGHTLCQPN, encoded by the coding sequence ATGAAGATTGTGCTGACATCCTTAGTTGTGGTGCTGATGCCGTTTTGCGTTGCGGCGCAGGATTTTCCCGCCGACCGGGTCGTCGCCGCCGCAACCGGCGACTGGAACCGGGACGGCAATGAGGACCTGGTTCTGATTGCCCGACCCGCTGAGGGTAGCGACGAAGATAACGGCGTCTATATCTATATAGCTGATCCCGGCGAGTCGCGCCTCAGCGTCAAGGTGGCCGCCTCGAACAAGATCTGGGGCAATCTCGCAATGTTCGGGCAGGAACCGGGCGTATCAGCACTTCCAAACGGTTCGATCAAACTGACTTCACAGAACAGTTCGGTCGGGCGCGACCGCTGGAGCCAGAACCTGACGCTGGCCTATCGCAACGCCCAGTTCATCGTTGCCGGCTACACCTATTCGTCCTACGACACGCTCGACACTGCGAACACGACGGAATGCGACCTCAATGTCCTGACCGGCAAAGGGACGGCGAACGGAAAACCGATTGCCACGAAGGGGGCGCAGATCGCCTTCCAAGACTGGAGCGACGAAATCGGGCATACTTTGTGCCAGCCGAACTGA
- the dnaE gene encoding DNA polymerase III subunit alpha — MAETAAIEAGDGNVQFVHLRVHSAYSLLEGALPIKKILGKAVSDAQPAIAITDTNNLFAALEFSQKCVGDGIQPLIGCQLSIDMEDESGDGERRNPAQALAKLPSLVFLVATDAGYARLMELVSRAYLEGEGGGHAIHIRRSWLDEGTDGLIALTGASTGPIDMAYSAGQPALAEGRIAELKRLFGDRLYVELQRHANYDRRHERRMIELAYAQDVPLVATNEPFFPSPDEYEAHDALMAVAHNAMVSDDNRFRLSADHYLKSRTAMAALFADLPEAIENTVEIARRCSFVLNTRAPILPRFTGATADPEEAERAESAELRRQAVEGLEGRMASLGLSAGYSEQDYRERLDFELGVIERMKFPGYFLIVSDFIKWAKQQNIPVGPGRGSGAGSLVAYALTITDVDPLRFSLLFERFLNPERVSMPDFDIDFCQDRREEVIRYVQRKYGREQVAQIITFGSLQARAALRDVGRVLEMPYGQVDKICKLVPNNPANPTPLSKAIEEEPKLQEEAEKEPVVARLLDIAQKIEGLYRHASTHAAGIVIGDRPLSQLVPMYRDPRSDMPVTQFNMKWVEQAGLVKFDFLGLKTLTVLKTAVDFIRKREIEVDLGSLPLDDKLTYEMLSRGETVGVFQVESAGMRKALIGMRPDCIEDIIALVALYRPGPMENIPVYNARKHGEEEIESIHPTIDHLLKETQGVIVYQEQVMQIAQVLSGYSLGEADLLRRAMGKKIKEEMDKQRARFVDGAVKNGVSKPQSDLIFDLLAKFANYGFNKSHAAAYAIVSYQTAYLKAHYPCEFLAASMTYDMANTDKLNDFRQDAARLGIKVIPPSIQTSYAHFETGESRIYYALAAIKGVGESAVQHIVETRGDKPFESLEDFCLRIDPKQVNRRVFESLICAGAFDCFGHDRAALIAGMDRLLGYAQRAQENKTSGQSDMFGAGAATGPETISFPSYAPWLASEKLHREFQVLGFYLSAHPLDTYNAMLSKMRVQNFADFAVSVKQGATAGRLAGTVTSKQERKTRTGNKMGIVAFSDASGQFEAVLFSEMLHQYRDLLEPGKSLVLTVQAEERPEGIGLRIQTARSLEEEALQQQKALRVYVRDSGPLRSIAAHLNAKGEGLVSFIVIKDNGQREIEVELNERYRISPEIAAALRSAPGVIDVEMV; from the coding sequence ATGGCGGAGACTGCGGCAATAGAGGCAGGTGATGGCAATGTGCAGTTCGTGCATCTGCGCGTGCATTCGGCCTATTCGCTGCTTGAAGGGGCGCTGCCGATCAAGAAGATCCTCGGCAAGGCCGTCAGTGATGCGCAGCCGGCAATCGCCATCACCGATACGAACAATCTGTTCGCCGCCCTCGAATTCTCGCAGAAGTGCGTAGGCGACGGGATCCAGCCTCTGATTGGCTGCCAGCTTTCAATCGACATGGAAGACGAAAGCGGTGACGGGGAGCGTCGCAATCCTGCGCAGGCGCTCGCCAAGTTGCCCTCGCTCGTGTTTCTCGTCGCCACAGATGCCGGTTATGCGCGGTTGATGGAACTGGTGAGCCGCGCCTATCTGGAAGGGGAAGGTGGCGGCCACGCGATCCACATTCGGCGGTCCTGGCTCGATGAGGGGACAGACGGATTGATCGCTCTGACCGGTGCTTCCACCGGTCCCATCGATATGGCATATTCGGCTGGCCAGCCGGCGCTTGCCGAGGGACGGATTGCGGAGCTGAAGCGGTTGTTCGGCGACCGGCTCTATGTCGAGCTCCAGCGCCACGCCAATTACGACCGTCGGCACGAACGTCGAATGATCGAGCTTGCCTACGCGCAAGACGTGCCTTTGGTGGCGACAAACGAGCCGTTTTTCCCTTCGCCGGACGAGTATGAGGCGCACGACGCGCTGATGGCGGTCGCTCATAACGCGATGGTCTCCGATGACAACCGTTTTCGGCTGTCGGCAGATCACTATCTGAAGAGCCGGACCGCGATGGCGGCCCTTTTCGCGGACCTGCCGGAGGCGATCGAGAATACTGTCGAAATCGCGCGGCGCTGCTCCTTCGTGCTGAACACGCGCGCACCGATTTTGCCGCGTTTCACGGGAGCGACCGCCGATCCGGAGGAAGCCGAACGCGCTGAGTCCGCAGAACTGCGCCGCCAGGCGGTGGAGGGTCTGGAGGGGCGGATGGCATCGCTTGGCCTGTCGGCGGGCTATAGCGAGCAGGATTATCGCGAGCGGCTGGATTTCGAGCTTGGCGTCATCGAGCGCATGAAGTTCCCCGGCTACTTCCTCATCGTTTCCGACTTCATCAAGTGGGCGAAGCAGCAGAATATTCCGGTGGGGCCGGGCCGCGGTTCGGGTGCTGGCTCGCTCGTGGCCTATGCGCTGACGATCACCGACGTCGATCCGCTGCGTTTCTCGCTGCTGTTCGAGCGCTTCCTCAATCCGGAACGCGTGTCGATGCCCGACTTCGATATCGACTTCTGCCAGGACCGGCGTGAAGAGGTGATCCGCTACGTGCAGCGCAAATATGGACGCGAGCAGGTGGCGCAGATCATCACTTTTGGTTCGCTGCAGGCGCGTGCGGCGTTGCGCGACGTCGGCCGCGTCCTCGAAATGCCGTATGGCCAGGTCGACAAGATCTGCAAGCTCGTGCCGAATAACCCGGCCAATCCGACCCCGCTGTCCAAGGCGATCGAAGAGGAGCCGAAGCTGCAGGAAGAGGCGGAGAAGGAGCCGGTCGTCGCCCGCCTGCTCGACATCGCCCAGAAGATTGAGGGGCTTTATCGCCACGCCTCGACACACGCCGCCGGTATCGTCATCGGCGACCGGCCGTTGTCGCAACTCGTGCCGATGTATCGCGATCCACGCTCCGACATGCCGGTCACCCAGTTCAACATGAAATGGGTGGAGCAGGCGGGGCTCGTGAAGTTCGACTTCCTTGGCCTCAAGACTTTGACGGTGCTGAAGACGGCGGTCGACTTCATCCGCAAGCGCGAAATCGAGGTCGACCTCGGCAGCCTGCCGCTGGACGACAAGCTGACATACGAGATGCTTTCCCGCGGCGAGACGGTCGGTGTGTTCCAGGTGGAAAGTGCCGGCATGCGCAAGGCGCTGATCGGCATGCGCCCCGACTGCATCGAGGACATCATCGCGCTGGTGGCGCTCTATCGGCCGGGGCCGATGGAGAACATCCCGGTCTACAACGCCCGCAAGCACGGTGAGGAGGAGATCGAATCGATCCATCCGACGATCGATCATCTCCTGAAGGAGACCCAAGGCGTTATCGTCTACCAGGAGCAGGTGATGCAGATCGCCCAGGTCCTGTCCGGCTATTCGCTTGGCGAAGCCGACCTCCTGCGCCGTGCCATGGGTAAGAAGATCAAGGAGGAAATGGACAAGCAGCGCGCCCGTTTCGTCGACGGCGCGGTGAAAAATGGCGTGTCCAAGCCGCAGTCGGATCTGATCTTCGACCTGCTCGCCAAATTTGCGAACTACGGCTTCAACAAGTCGCACGCGGCCGCCTACGCCATCGTGTCCTATCAGACGGCCTACCTGAAGGCGCATTATCCCTGCGAGTTCCTCGCAGCGTCGATGACCTACGACATGGCCAACACCGACAAGCTGAACGACTTCCGCCAGGACGCCGCCCGGCTCGGTATCAAGGTCATTCCACCGTCGATCCAGACCTCCTATGCCCATTTCGAGACCGGCGAAAGCCGCATCTACTACGCGCTCGCGGCGATCAAGGGCGTGGGCGAATCGGCTGTCCAGCACATCGTCGAGACCCGCGGCGACAAGCCGTTTGAGAGCTTGGAGGATTTTTGCCTGCGCATAGACCCGAAACAGGTCAATCGCCGGGTCTTCGAGAGCCTGATCTGCGCTGGCGCCTTCGATTGTTTCGGCCACGACAGGGCGGCGCTCATCGCCGGAATGGATCGCCTCTTGGGTTACGCGCAACGCGCGCAGGAAAACAAGACCAGCGGTCAGAGCGACATGTTTGGGGCAGGGGCGGCGACCGGGCCGGAGACGATTTCGTTCCCGTCCTACGCGCCCTGGCTTGCGTCGGAGAAGCTGCACCGCGAATTCCAGGTGCTTGGTTTCTATCTCTCCGCCCACCCCCTCGACACCTACAACGCGATGCTGTCGAAGATGCGCGTGCAGAATTTCGCCGATTTCGCCGTTTCCGTGAAGCAGGGCGCGACGGCGGGCCGCCTTGCAGGCACGGTGACATCGAAGCAGGAGCGCAAGACGCGCACCGGCAACAAGATGGGCATCGTCGCATTCTCGGATGCGTCCGGCCAGTTCGAGGCAGTTCTCTTCTCCGAGATGTTGCACCAGTATCGCGACCTTCTGGAGCCCGGCAAGTCGCTCGTGCTGACGGTTCAAGCCGAGGAACGCCCGGAGGGCATTGGCTTGCGGATCCAGACTGCGCGTTCGCTGGAGGAGGAGGCGTTGCAACAGCAGAAGGCGCTGCGGGTCTATGTCCGAGATTCCGGTCCCCTACGTTCGATTGCGGCCCACCTCAATGCCAAGGGCGAGGGCCTGGTGTCCTTCATCGTCATCAAGGACAATGGCCAACGCGAGATCGAGGTGGAACTGAACGAGCGCTATCGCATCTCCCCGGAAATTGCCGCGGCCCTGCGCTCGGCCCCGGGTGTCATTGATGTGGAGATGGTCTGA
- a CDS encoding TrkH family potassium uptake protein, which produces MNATIYRSAINIAATCGLYLSIAMLIPVAVDLYYGHPDWKHFLISAAVVGGFSLITAAATQAGPPPFTKKMGFLLVNLLWVVFSLVGAIPLWLSTIDLDFSQAVFESVSAITTTGSTVIVGLDNAPPGLLMWRSLLHWLGGIGIVALGLFVMPYLRVGGMSFFKMESSETNEKPFARIATYTRAFIVVYIGITLVTAITYDVLGMSRFDAINHAMSTVATGGFSTHDASFGYFNSTPLLWAGTFFMTLCSLPFSILIVLVVRGRLDALRDPQIFVFLAYLTAFSIAIAIYHRIANGVEFHEAITHSFFTMASILSTTGMASQDYTLWGPFVAALCLFATFMGGCSGSTAGGIKAYRFIIIFSSIKAGLHKLIYPNGIQTVRYGKATVDQDVQRTVFLFFCTYLLLWVLGSVTLAALGHDVLTSISAVVTALSNTGPGIGPVVGPAGNFSTFDDASLYLLSLMMLLGRLEVLTVLVILTPLFWKS; this is translated from the coding sequence TTGAACGCCACGATCTACCGTTCCGCCATTAACATCGCGGCCACCTGCGGGCTTTATCTTTCGATTGCCATGCTGATTCCGGTGGCGGTGGACCTCTACTACGGCCATCCCGACTGGAAGCACTTTCTGATTTCGGCCGCCGTCGTCGGCGGCTTTTCGCTGATCACAGCGGCGGCGACACAGGCAGGTCCGCCTCCCTTCACCAAAAAGATGGGCTTTCTACTCGTAAACCTACTGTGGGTGGTCTTCTCGCTGGTCGGCGCCATCCCCCTCTGGCTCTCGACGATCGATCTCGATTTTTCTCAGGCCGTTTTCGAATCGGTCTCCGCCATCACCACCACAGGCTCGACCGTCATCGTCGGCTTGGACAACGCGCCTCCCGGCCTGCTGATGTGGCGGTCGCTGCTGCATTGGCTGGGGGGCATCGGGATCGTCGCGCTCGGCCTGTTCGTCATGCCCTATCTGCGCGTCGGCGGCATGTCCTTCTTCAAGATGGAATCGTCGGAAACGAACGAAAAGCCCTTTGCCCGCATCGCCACCTATACCCGCGCCTTCATCGTCGTCTATATCGGTATCACCCTAGTCACGGCCATCACGTACGACGTGCTCGGGATGAGCCGATTCGACGCCATCAACCACGCCATGTCGACGGTGGCGACCGGCGGGTTTTCCACGCACGACGCTTCGTTCGGTTATTTCAACAGCACGCCGCTGCTGTGGGCCGGTACGTTCTTCATGACGCTCTGCAGCCTGCCGTTCTCGATTCTGATCGTGCTTGTGGTGCGCGGGAGGCTCGACGCGCTGCGTGATCCGCAGATCTTCGTGTTCCTCGCATACCTGACCGCTTTTTCGATCGCCATTGCCATCTACCACCGCATTGCAAATGGCGTGGAATTCCACGAGGCGATCACCCATTCCTTCTTTACCATGGCCTCGATCCTCTCGACGACCGGCATGGCAAGTCAGGACTACACCCTGTGGGGGCCATTCGTGGCAGCGCTCTGTCTCTTTGCAACCTTTATGGGTGGGTGTTCCGGCTCTACGGCGGGCGGAATCAAGGCCTATCGCTTCATAATTATCTTCAGCTCGATCAAGGCCGGACTGCACAAGCTAATTTATCCGAACGGCATCCAGACCGTCCGTTACGGCAAGGCGACGGTCGATCAGGACGTGCAGCGCACTGTTTTCCTGTTCTTCTGCACCTATCTTCTCCTGTGGGTACTCGGCAGCGTGACCCTTGCGGCGCTCGGCCACGACGTACTGACGTCGATCTCTGCGGTCGTGACCGCCCTTTCAAACACCGGCCCCGGAATAGGCCCTGTGGTCGGCCCCGCCGGCAACTTCTCGACCTTCGACGACGCGTCCCTCTATCTCCTCTCACTGATGATGCTGCTCGGCCGTCTCGAAGTCCTGACCGTGCTCGTGATCCTGACGCCTCTGTTCTGGAAGAGCTGA
- the ilvA gene encoding threonine ammonia-lyase, whose amino-acid sequence MKQDVERATEALRTLFPETPLQLNEHLSARYGARIYLKREDLSPVRSYKIRGAFNFFRKILASDGSAASFVCASAGNHAQGFAFVCRHFGVQGVVFMPVTTPQQKIDKTRTFGGEFVQIRLVGDIFDQCYQAAQDHARDTGAVMVPPFDHPDIIEGQATVAAEILAQMGEDTRPDLVVLPVGGGGLAAGVTGYLADRVSHGDFLFCEPEGAPSLRRSLEAGRVVTLDQVDNFVDGAAVGRIGDLNFAALRKFQPEQAMLLSENAICVTIIDMLNVEGVVLEPAGALSITALEALDRKKLQGKTVVAVVSGGNFDFERLPDVKERAMRHRGLKKYFILRMAQRPGALRDFLNLLGPEDDISRFEYLKKSARNFGSILIGIETKSPENFDTLKYAFDRAGLRYQDITENEVLANLII is encoded by the coding sequence ATGAAACAGGACGTGGAGCGCGCAACAGAAGCCCTGCGCACGCTTTTTCCCGAAACTCCGCTGCAACTGAACGAGCACTTGAGTGCGCGTTACGGTGCGCGCATCTATCTGAAGCGCGAGGACCTATCGCCGGTCAGATCCTATAAGATCCGCGGCGCCTTCAATTTCTTTCGCAAGATTCTCGCAAGCGACGGGAGTGCAGCGTCCTTCGTCTGCGCCTCCGCAGGCAATCATGCCCAGGGCTTTGCTTTCGTGTGCCGGCATTTCGGCGTGCAGGGTGTGGTTTTCATGCCTGTGACCACGCCGCAGCAGAAGATCGACAAGACCCGGACATTCGGTGGCGAATTCGTGCAGATACGCTTGGTCGGTGACATTTTCGACCAATGCTATCAGGCCGCACAGGACCATGCGCGCGACACCGGTGCCGTCATGGTGCCGCCGTTTGACCATCCTGATATCATAGAGGGGCAGGCGACGGTCGCAGCCGAGATTCTGGCGCAGATGGGAGAGGACACGCGACCCGATCTGGTCGTGCTGCCGGTCGGCGGCGGCGGCCTTGCGGCTGGCGTCACCGGTTATCTCGCAGACCGTGTTTCCCACGGCGACTTTCTCTTCTGCGAACCGGAAGGCGCGCCGAGCCTTCGCCGGAGCCTGGAGGCGGGCAGGGTGGTAACCCTCGATCAGGTCGACAACTTCGTCGATGGTGCCGCGGTCGGTCGGATCGGCGATCTGAATTTCGCAGCGCTCAGGAAGTTCCAGCCGGAACAGGCGATGCTCCTCTCTGAGAATGCCATCTGCGTCACCATCATCGACATGCTCAATGTGGAGGGAGTTGTACTTGAGCCCGCCGGCGCCCTGTCGATCACGGCATTGGAAGCGCTGGACCGGAAGAAGCTGCAGGGAAAGACAGTGGTTGCCGTCGTCTCCGGTGGAAATTTCGATTTCGAGCGTCTACCGGACGTCAAGGAACGGGCGATGCGACACCGCGGCCTGAAGAAATACTTCATCCTGCGCATGGCACAGCGCCCCGGCGCCCTGCGCGATTTTCTCAATCTGCTCGGGCCAGAGGACGATATCTCCCGCTTCGAGTATTTGAAGAAGTCGGCGAGGAATTTCGGCTCCATCCTGATCGGCATCGAAACGAAATCGCCGGAAAACTTTGACACACTGAAGTACGCATTCGATCGCGCCGGGCTGCGCTATCAGGACATTACGGAGAATGAGGTTTTGGCGAACCTGATCATTTGA
- a CDS encoding HlyU family transcriptional regulator, translating to MASFFSKLFGRSEKTGASTVTPEEKEIYNDLILVATPMAEGSQFRLAGRIEKHDGDVVLVRTFIRADLFSSRDDTVSAAFRKARQIADQNGPSLFSDGAQSRAV from the coding sequence ATGGCATCATTTTTTTCAAAGCTTTTCGGGCGGTCAGAGAAGACCGGCGCTTCCACCGTAACGCCGGAGGAGAAGGAGATCTACAATGATCTCATTCTCGTGGCGACGCCAATGGCGGAGGGGTCGCAGTTCAGGCTTGCAGGCCGGATTGAAAAACATGACGGGGACGTCGTCCTTGTTCGCACCTTCATTCGTGCCGACCTGTTTTCCAGCCGCGACGACACCGTTTCCGCCGCCTTTCGCAAGGCCCGGCAAATCGCCGACCAGAATGGTCCGTCGCTGTTTTCTGACGGTGCGCAGTCCCGCGCGGTTTGA
- a CDS encoding Lrp/AsnC family transcriptional regulator, with the protein MNAFDTIDTAMLRILQQNGRISNAELAERVGLSPSACSRRLDILEKSGVISGYHAHLSQKALDYTMIAIVHISLSGQFAKTLAEFEAAVKLCPNVLVCYLMSGEYDYILRVAAKDLADYERIHRDWLSALPHVVKINSSFALREIIDRPNVGV; encoded by the coding sequence GTGAACGCATTCGACACAATAGATACTGCGATGCTTCGCATTCTCCAGCAGAACGGGCGCATCTCAAACGCGGAACTTGCCGAGCGCGTCGGACTCTCGCCTTCGGCATGTTCACGGCGTCTCGACATACTGGAGAAATCGGGCGTCATCAGCGGCTATCACGCACACCTGTCCCAGAAGGCGCTCGACTACACGATGATCGCCATCGTGCACATTTCGCTCTCAGGACAATTCGCCAAGACACTTGCGGAATTCGAGGCAGCCGTAAAACTCTGCCCGAACGTCCTCGTGTGCTACCTGATGTCCGGTGAGTACGACTACATCCTGCGGGTCGCGGCAAAGGACCTTGCCGACTACGAGCGCATCCATCGCGACTGGCTTTCCGCCCTGCCGCACGTGGTGAAAATCAACTCGAGCTTTGCGTTGCGCGAGATCATCGACCGCCCGAATGTCGGTGTCTGA